Genomic window (Rathayibacter sp. VKM Ac-2760):
CTCGCCCGGCTGGCCGAGACGTCGCAGGTGATCGTGGTCACCCACCTGGCGCAGGTCGCCGCGTTCGCGACGAACCACCTCCGGGTGGAGAAGGGGTCGGACGGCTCGGTCACGTCGAGCGCCGTGACCCAGCTCGACGCGGAGGAGCGGGTCTCCGAGATGGCACGGCTGCTCTCCGGGCTGACCGACTCCGAGAACGCTCTGGCGCACGCGCGCGAGCTGCTCGAGTCGAGCCGCCGGGGCTGATCCGGGGCCCGGGGGCGCCCCGGGCCCGTTCTGCTGTTACGGTGGAACCCCGTGGTGGACAATTCGAACTCGGGCCCTTCCTCTTCTCCTTCCGACACTTCTGCGGCCGGGCGCGACACCGCCCCCGCGAAGGTCACGAAGCACATCTTCGTCACGGGTGGCGTCGTCTCCTCGCTCGGCAAGGGCCTCACGGCCGCCAGCCTCGGCAACCTGCTCACCGCGCGCGGACTGCGCGTCGTGATGCAGAAGCTCGATCCGTACCTCAACGTGGATCCGGGAACGATGAACCCGTTCCAGCACGGCGAGGTCTTCGTCACCGACGACGGCGCCGAGACCGACCTCGACATCGGGCACTACGAGCGCTTCCTCGACATCAACCTGAACCAGGCCGCGAACGTCACCACCGGCCAGATCTACTCCCGCGTCATCGCCCGCGAGCGGGCCGGCGAGTACCTCGGCGACACGGTGCAGGTCATCCCGCACATCACGGACGAGATCAAGCGCCGCATGCGGCTGCAGGCCGAGGACGACCCGCAGCCCGACGTGATCATCACCGAGATCGGCGGCACGGTCGGCGACATCGAGTCGCAGCCCTTCATCGAGTCGGCCCGGCAGGTGCGCCACGAGCTCGGCCGCCGCAACGTCTTCTTCGTGCACGTGTCGCTCGTGCCGTTCATGGGCGCCTCCGGCGAGCAGAAGACCAAGCCGACGCAGCACTCCGTCGCCGCGCTGCGCTCGATCGGCATCCAGCCGGACGCGCTCGTGCTGCGCAGCGACCGCCCGGTGTCGGAGTCGAACAAGCGCAAGATCGCGCTGATGTGCGACGTCGACGAGCAGGCCGTGGTCAATGCGAAGGACGTCGCCTCGATCTACGAGATCCCCTCGATGCTCAACGAGCAGGGGCTCGACTCCTACATCATCGATCAGCTCGACCTCTCGGCCGGCGAGGTGGTCTGGGACGGCTGGTCGCAGCTGCTCGAGGCCGTGCACGAGCCCAAGCACGAGGTCACGATCGGCCTGGTCGGCAAGTACATCGACCTGCCCGACGCCTACCTCTCGGTGACGGAGGCGCTCCGGGCCGGCGGCTTCGCGCAGCAGACCAAGGTCGTGCTCCGCTGGATCGCGTCCGACGGACTCGAGGACCCGGAGGCCGCCGCGAAGGCGCTCTCGGACCTCGACGGCATCTGCGTGCCCGGCGGCTTCGGCATCCGCGGCATCGAGGGCAAGCTCGGCGCGCTGCGCTTCGCCCGTGAGAACGGCATCCCCACGCTCGGCCTGTGCCTCGGACTGCAGTGCATGGTGATCGAGTACGCCCGGAACGAGGCCGGTCTCGAGGGGGCGTCCTCGTCGGAGTTCGATCCGGAGACCGAGTTCCCGGTCATCGCGACGATGGCCGAGCAGGTCGAGATCCTCGCCTCCGGCGACATGGGCGGCACGATGCGCCTCGGTCTCTACCCGGCGGACCTCGCCGAGGGCTCGATCGTCGCCGAGGTCTACGGCGCCCCGCGGGCGTCGGAGCGGCACCGCCACCGCTACGAGGTGAACAACGGCTACCGCGACCGCATCGCCGAGGCCGGGCTCTGGTTCTCCGGCACCTCGCCGGACGGCAGCCTCGTCGAGTACGTCGAGCTGCCGCGCGACAAGCACCCCTACTACGTCGGCACGCAGGCGCACCCGGAGCTGCGCTCGCGGCCCAACAACGCGCACCCGCTCTTCCGGGGTCTCGTCACCGCGGCGCTCGAGCGCCAGGAGGCCTCGCGCCTGTTCCCCGCGTCCGAGGCCGGCTCGGATGACTGACGCGCGGGAGCCGCTCGCCGACGAGCTCGTCGAGCCGGAGATCCTCACCAGCGAGCGCGTCTTCGACGGCATGGTCTGGGGCGTCCGCGCCGAGACCTTCCGCTACGGCGACGGCGAGCTGCGCCGCGAGTTCCTCGACCACACGGGCGCCGTCGCGGTGCTCGCGCTGGACGACGAGGACCGGGTCGCGCTGATCAAGCAGTACCGCCACCCGGTGCGCACCCGCGAGTGGGAGATCCCGGCCGGCCTCCTCGACATCGAGGGGGAGGACGCGCTCTTGGCCGCGCAGCGCGAGCTGGGCGAGGAGATCGACGTGCAGGCCGCCCAGTGGGACCTGCTCTCCGAGTTCGCGACCTCGCCGGGCGGCAGCGACGAGGTGATCCGCATCTATCTGGCGCGCGATCTCTCCGCCACCGACGCCGTCTTCGCCCGCGAGGCGGAGGAGGCCGACATGGAGCTGCGCTGGGTCGCGCTCGACGAGGTCGTCGACGCGGTGCTCGCGCGCCGGGTGCAGAACCCGTCGCTCTGCCTCGCGGCGCTCGCGGCGCACGCCTTCCGCGCGCGCGGCTGGGCCGGGCTCGGCGACGCGAGCTCGCCGTGGACGCGGCACCCGCGGGCCCGCCGGGGGTGACCCCGGCCGCGATCGCCGACGCCTTCCTCCGGCAGGCGAGCGTCGAGCGCGGACTCTCCGCGCACACCATCGCGGCCTACCGCCGCGATCTCGGGCTGTACCTCGGCTGGCTGGAGGAGCGCGGGGTCGCGGATCTCGCCGCGCTGCGGCGCTCGGACGTGGGCGCGTTCGCGTCCTGGCTGGCCGCGCGCGCCGAGCGACCGCTCGCCGCGAGCTCGCGGGCGCGGATCCTCTCCAGCGTGCGCGGGCTGCACCGCTTCGCGCTCGAGGAGGGGCACGTCGCCGACGATGTCGCGCACGACGTGGTGCCGCCGAAGCTGCCGATGACGCTGCCGAAGGCGATCACGGTGGAGCAGATGGGTGCGCTGCTCGACGCGGCGCGGGGCGAAGAGCTCGCCGATCTGCGCGATCGGGCGCTGCTCGAGCTGCTCTACGCCACCGGGGCGCGGATCTCGGAGGCGGTGGACCTCTCCGTCGACGACGTCGTGGACTCGGAGGTGGTGCGACTGACGGGCAAGGGCTCGAAGCAGCGGATGGTGCCGCTGGGCAGTCTCGCGCGCGAGGCGGTCGAGGACTACCTGGTGCGGGCGCGGCCCGAGCTGTCGCGGCGCGGGCGGGCGACGCCGGCGCTCTTCCTCGGGGTGCGCGGGAACCGGCTGTCGCGGCAGAGCGCGTGGCTGCTGATCCGCGCGGTCGCGGAGAAGGCGGGGCTCGACCGGGAGATCTCACCGCACACGTTCCGGCACTCCTTCGCGACGCACCTGCTCGCGGGCGGGGCGGACGTGCGGGTGGTGCAGGAGCTGCTCGGGCACGCCTCGGTGGCGACGACGCAGATCTACACGCTGGTGACGGCGGACTCGCTGCGCGACGTGTACACGACGGCGCATCCGCGGGCGCGGCGCTGAGGGGCGGGTCTCGATAGGCCGTTGCGCGGATACTCGACCAGCATGGAGGGGCCGCTGGGCGGTCGGCGTGCTCGGGTCTCGATACGCCGCTGCGCGGATACTCGACCAGCAGGGCGTGGGCGGGGCGCCGCGGGGAGGGGCGGAGCCGCCGGTACACTCGACGGAGGCCGCGCGGGAGCGCACGCCGACACGGGAAGCGAGGCGACGCAGGTGACACGCAAGACGGACGACAAGGCCGAGCTCACCGGTCTCGAAGCCCCGGCGCTCGGCCCGACCGGCCGCCCCCTGCGCGACTTCCCGCTGCCCGTCGAGCTGACCGGCCACGGGCCCGCGCGCATCATCTCGCTCTGCAACCAGAAGGGCGGCGTCGGCAAGACGACGACGACCATCAACCTGGGTGCGACGCTCGCCGAGTACGGCCGCCGCGTGCTGGCCATCGACTTCGACCCGCAGGGCGCGCTGTCCGCGGGCCTCGGTGTCGCCACCTACGACGCGATCACGATCTACGACCTGCTGCTCGGCACCGTCAAGGACCCGAGCGAGGCGATCCGCCCCACCCGCGTCCCCGGCCTGGACATCATCCCCGCGAACATCGACCTGTCGGCCGCGGAGGTGCACCTCGTCAACGAGGTCGCCCGCGAGACGATCCTCGCCCGGGTGCTGCGCAAGGTCAGCGCCGACTACGACGTGATCCTGATCGACTGCCAGCCCTCGCTCGGACTGCTCACCGTGAACGCGCTGACCGCGAGCCACGGCGTGCTCATCCCGCTCGAGTGCGAGTTCTTCGCCCTGCGCGGCGTCGCCCTGCTGATCGAGACGATCGACAAGGTCCGCGACCGGCTGAACCCGGTGATCGAGCTCGACGGCATCCTGCCGACCATGTACGACTCGCGCACGCTGCACTCGCGCGAGGTGCTCGACCGCGTGGTCGACGCCTTCGGCGACAGCGTGCTCGAGACGGTGATCGGACGCACGGTGAAGTTCCCCGACGCGAGCGTGTCGGGGGTGCCGATCACGACGTTCGCGCCGGAGCACAACGCGGCGAAGGCGTACCGCAAGCTCGCCCGGGAGCTGATCTCGCGTGGCGCGGTCGCCTGAGGCGGTCCTGCCGCGCTCGGCGGACGTCGATCCCGCCCCGGCACCGCGCGGCTTCACCCTCGCCCTCTCGAACTTCGAGGGGCCGTTCGACCTGCTGCTGAGCCTCATCGCCAAGCAGCAGGTGGACATCACCGAGATCGCGCTGAGCGCGGTCACGGACGAGTTCCTCTCCTATCTGCACGGCATCGACACGGCCGAGGGCCTGGACCGCGCCTCGGAGTTCCTGGTCGTGGCGGCGACGCTGCTCGACCTGAAGATCGCCGGGCTGCTGCCGCAGGGCGAGCTGGTCGACGCGGAGGACGCGGCGATGCTCGAGGCGCGCGATCTGCTCTTCGCCCGGCTGCTGCAGTACCGCGCCTTCAAGCAGGTCTCGGCCTGGTTCGCCGAGCGGATCGACGCCGAGACCGGCCGGCACGTGCGGCAGGTGCCGCTCGAGGAGGAGTTCCGCGCGAAGAAGCCGGAGCTGGTCTGGACGCTCTCGCCCGAGGACTTCGCGGCGCTCGCCGCCGTCGCGCTCGCACCGCGGGAGATCCCGACGGTCGGGCTCGAGCACCTGCACGCGCCGCTGATCAGCATCCGCGAGCAGGCCGCGTACCTCGTGGCGATGCTCCGCGAGCGCACGACCGCGACGTTCGGCGAGCTGGTCGCCGACGCCGACGAGAAGGGCGTGATCGTCGCCCGCTTCATCGCCGTGCTCGAGCTCTACCGGCACGCCGCGATCGCCTTCGAGCAGCCGGAGCCGCTCGGCGAGCTGACGCTGCAGTGGGTGGCGGAGGACTGGAGCGACGCGAACCTCGCGCACCTGGGGGCCGACTATGACCGCTGAGAGCGCGGACGGCGTCGCCGGAGCAGGCACGGTCGCCTTCGAGATCGACCGCGCCGTCGAGGCGATCCTGATGATCGCCGACGAGCCGCAGTCGCTCGCCGCGCTCGCCACCGCCCTCTCGCGGCCGATCCCGGTGATCCGGCAGTCGGTCGAGCGGCTCGCCGCCGACTTCGACGGCGCGAACGGCGGCATCCGGCGCGGCTTCGAGCTGCGCGAGGTGGGCGGCGGCTGGCGGGTCTACGTGCGCCGCGAGTACGACTCCGTCGTCTCGGACTTCGTGCTGACCCAGAACCCGACCAAGCTGTCGCAGGCCGCACTCGAGACGCTCGCCGTCATCGCCTACAAGCAGCCGATCTCGCGCGGACAGGTCGCGCAGATCCGCGCGGTCAACGTCGACTCCGTCGCCCGCACCCTCCTCGGCCGCGGACTGATCGCGGAGGTCGGCAGCGACCCCGAGACCGGCGCGGTCCTCTACGGCACCACCGAGCAGCTGCTCGTCCATCTCGGCCTCGCCTCGCTCGACGAACTGCCGAAGATCTCCCCCCTACTGAGCGACGGACGGAACGGATTCGATGAGCGCGCCTGACAAGCCCGAGGGCGAACGACTGCAGAAGGTCCTCGCGGCCGCGGGGGTCGCCTCCCGCCGTGTGGTTGAGGAGATGATCGTCGCGCGCCGCATCCGCGTGAACGGCGAGGTCGCCGGCGAGCTCGGCCGCCGCATCGATCCCGCGAACGACCGGATCGAGGTCGACGGCGTGGCCGTGCAGCTGGACACCTCGCGCCGCTACGTGATGCTGAACAAGCCGGTCGGCGTGGTCAGCTCGCTGTCGGACGAGAACGGCCGTCCCGATCTGCGGACCTACACGCAGAACTTCGAGGAGCGGCTGTTCAACGTCGGCCGCCTCGACTCCGAGACCTCGGGGCTGCTGGTGCTGACGAACGACGGCGAGCTGGCGCACGTCCTCGCGCACCCGTCGTTCGGGGTGACCAAGACGTACATCGCGAAGGTGCACGGGCAGGTGCTGCCGCAGACGATCGCGGCGCTGACCGCCGGCGTCGAGCTGGAGGACGGCACGGTCGCGGCCGACAAGGCGCGGCTGCTCGGCCGGCCGGAGGGGCGCTCGAACGCGTCCCTCGTCGAGATCACGCTGCACTCGGGGCGCAACCGCGTCGTCCGGCGGATGATGGCGGCCGTGGGGCACCCCGTGCTCGAGCTGGTGCGCCGGCAGTTCGGACCTTTGCACCTCGGCTCGCTGCGCTCGGGCGACCTGCGCGATCTGACCCGCGAGGAGCTGGGCGCGCTGCTGACCATCTCGCGCCAGGGCGGTGAGGCGCCGGTGGAGAAGCCCGAGCCGACGCGCAAGGCGAGCGCGGGGGCTCGGCGGCCGCGACCGGAGACGGGCGGCGACCGGGCGGTCGAGGGGCGCGGGGAGCGGCGGAGCGAGGAGCGCTCGGTGCGGCGGTCGGAGGAGCGGCCCGTGCGTCGGTCGGACGACCGGCCGGAGCGTCGGTCGGACGACCGGCCTGTGCGGCGGTCCGAGGAGCGGCCGGAGCGCCGCTCCGACGACCGGGGGGAGCGGCGCTCGGACGAGCGCGCGCCCCGCGAGCGTCCCTCCGACGCCCTTCGCGCCGACGAGCGCGCGACGGCGCCGCAGGACCGGCGACGCCCCTCCACAGGGGCCGACCGCCCGGACTCCTCCGTTCGCCGCAGCGGCCAGGACAAGCGCCGTCGGCCTGATCGGTAGGCTGTCGGGGTGAACGAGCTCCTGCACCCCGCCCCGCCCGCGATGCGGACGACGGGGACGGTGCGGGTGGTCGGCTCGGGTCTGCTGGGTGCTTCCATCGGCCTCGGTCTCGCCTCGCGCGGGGTCGACGTCGTCCTCGACGACGCCTCGCCGGCCAGCCTCTCGCTCGCCATCGACTACGGGGCGGGTCGCGCCGCCTCCGCCGAGGACCGCCCCGCGCTGATCGTGGTCTGCGTGCCGCCGGACGTCGTCGCCGGCGTCGTCGAGCGCGAGCTGGCCGCGTTCCCGGAGGCGGTCGTCACCGACGTGGCGAGCGTCAAGATGCAGCCGCTGCGCGAGCTGCGTGCCCGCGGGCTCGACCTCAGCCGCTACATCGGCTCGCACCCGATGGCCGGCCGCGAGCGCGGCGGACCGGTCGCGGCACGCGGCGACCTCTTCGTCGGCCGCCCCTGGGTGATCTGCCGCGACGGCGAGACGCCCGCGGACGCGCTCGCCCGGGTCGAGGCGCTCGCGCTCGACCTCGGCGGCTCGATCATCGAGATGGGCCCGGAGGAGCACGACCGCTCGGTCGGTCTCGTCTCGCACGCGCCGCAGGTGATCTCGTCCCTGCTCGGGCAGCGCCTGGTCGACGCGCCGAACGACGCCCTGCGCCTCGCCGGGCAGGGGGTGCGCGACGTGTCCCGGCTCGCCGCCTCCGCACCGGAGCTGTGGGTGCAGATCCTCGGCGCGAACCGGGAGCACGTCGTCGCCGTGCTCGACGCCTTCCGCGACGACGTCGCCGCCGTCGCCGACGCGCTGCGCGACCTCGACGCGCCGGGCGCGCGCCGTCTGCTCGCCGAGCACCTCGCCGCGGGCAACGCCGGCGTCGCCCGCCTGCCCGGCAAGCACGGCCAGGACCAGCGCTTCTCCACCCTGATCGTCCTCGTCGACGACACCCCGGGCACCCTCGCCCGCCTCTTCGTCGAGATCGGCGAGGCCGGGGTCAACCTGGAGGACGTGCGCCTCGAGCACGCGGAGGGGCGCCGCGTGGGCCTCGCCGAGATCTCGGTGGTGCCGGAGGCCGTCGGCCCGCTGACCGAAGAACTGACCGCACGCGGCTGGAGGATCGCCGGATGAGCACCGAGCAGAACAGGCAGGAGGGCGGCTTGAACCGCATGACGCCCGCCCGTCGCGCGCAGCAGAGCATCCCGGAGGACGGGGGAGCGGCGCCGACGCGCGCCGACGGCTCCCGGCGGGACGAGGCGGCCGACTTCGGTGCCGCGGTCGTCGTCGCGATCGACGGCCCGGCCGGCAGCGGCAAGTCGAGCGTCTCGCGCGAGGCCGCCCGCCGGCTCGACTTCGAGTTCCTCGACACCGGGGCCGCCTACCGCGCTCTCGCGTGGCACGGCCTCGACACCGGGCTCGACTTCGCCGACGAGAACGCGATCGTCGACGCGCTCGACGGCTTCGACTACTCCATCGGCACCGACCCGGAGACCTACTCGGTCTGGGTCGGGCGCACGGAGGTGACCGCGGCGATCCGCGAGCCGCGCGTGACCGCGCAGGTCTCTGCCGTGGCGAAGGTCCCGGAGGTGCGCCGGCGGATCACGCTGCTGTTCCGCCGCATCATCGGCGAGACGCGCAAGGCGGGCATCATCGTCGAGGGCCGCGACATCACGACGGCGGTGGCGCCGAGTGCCGGGGTGCGGATCCTCCTCACGGCGAGCGAAGAGGCTAGGATGGCCAGGCGTTCGCGCGAGGTCACCACGCAATCCGCTGAGGCGACGGGTCAGGCACTGCGGTCCAGGGACCGCGCCGACTCCCAGGTGGTGGACTTCATGAACGCCGCAGACGGAGTCACTCTTCTCGACTCCACTCACCTCGACTTCGAGCAGACCGTCGATGCGGTCATCGCCGAGGTCCGAACTTCGAGAGCAAGGGCCGAGCATGGCACAGGACACGCACGTCGGTGACGACGAGCTGAACTTCGGAGACGACGACCTCGTCGAGCGCCTCGGCGACCTCGACGAGCAGCTCGCCTCCTCGCGCGCCCAGGCGCTGCGCAGCGGACTCGAGGACTACGACCTCGACGAGGAGGACCGCGACCTCCTCGAGTACGCGAGCGACGACCCCGACGAGGTGCGCTACCTCCCCGCGCTTCCGGTCGTGGCGATCGTCGGCCGGCCGAACGTGGGCAAGTCCGCGCTGGTCAACCGCATCATCGGCCGCCGCGAGGCCGTCGTCGAGGACACCCCGGGCGTCACCCGCGACCGCGTCTCGTACAAGGCCGACTGGCTCGACCGGCAATTCACCATCGTCGACACCGGCGGCTGGGAGCCCGACGCCCGCGGCATCGACGCCTCCGTCGCGATGCAGGCCGAGATCGCGATCGACCTCGCGGACGCCGTCATCTTCGTCGTCGACGCGAACGTCGGCGCGACCGCGACCGACGAGCACGTCGTGAAGCTGCTGCGCAAGACCAAGAAGCCGGTCTTCCTCGCCGCCAACAAGGTCGACGACGCGCGCCAGGAGCCGAACGCCGCGTCACTGTGGTCGCTCGGCCTCGGCGAGCCGTACCCCGTCTCGGCCGTGCACGGCCGCGGCGTCGCCGACCTGCTCGAGACGGTCCTGAAGACCCTGCCGCTCGAGTCGCTCGTCGCCAAGCGCGAGGTCGGCGGCCCGCGCCGCGTCGCGATCCTCGGCCGCCCGAACGTGGGCAAGTCGAGCCTGCTCAACAAGGCCGCTGGGGAGGAGCGGGTCGTCGTCAACGAGCTGGCCGGCACCACCCGCGACCCGGTGGACGAGCAGGTCGAGATCGCCGGCA
Coding sequences:
- a CDS encoding CTP synthase encodes the protein MFVTGGVVSSLGKGLTAASLGNLLTARGLRVVMQKLDPYLNVDPGTMNPFQHGEVFVTDDGAETDLDIGHYERFLDINLNQAANVTTGQIYSRVIARERAGEYLGDTVQVIPHITDEIKRRMRLQAEDDPQPDVIITEIGGTVGDIESQPFIESARQVRHELGRRNVFFVHVSLVPFMGASGEQKTKPTQHSVAALRSIGIQPDALVLRSDRPVSESNKRKIALMCDVDEQAVVNAKDVASIYEIPSMLNEQGLDSYIIDQLDLSAGEVVWDGWSQLLEAVHEPKHEVTIGLVGKYIDLPDAYLSVTEALRAGGFAQQTKVVLRWIASDGLEDPEAAAKALSDLDGICVPGGFGIRGIEGKLGALRFARENGIPTLGLCLGLQCMVIEYARNEAGLEGASSSEFDPETEFPVIATMAEQVEILASGDMGGTMRLGLYPADLAEGSIVAEVYGAPRASERHRHRYEVNNGYRDRIAEAGLWFSGTSPDGSLVEYVELPRDKHPYYVGTQAHPELRSRPNNAHPLFRGLVTAALERQEASRLFPASEAGSDD
- a CDS encoding NUDIX hydrolase; translated protein: MTDAREPLADELVEPEILTSERVFDGMVWGVRAETFRYGDGELRREFLDHTGAVAVLALDDEDRVALIKQYRHPVRTREWEIPAGLLDIEGEDALLAAQRELGEEIDVQAAQWDLLSEFATSPGGSDEVIRIYLARDLSATDAVFAREAEEADMELRWVALDEVVDAVLARRVQNPSLCLAALAAHAFRARGWAGLGDASSPWTRHPRARRG
- the xerD gene encoding site-specific tyrosine recombinase XerD codes for the protein MDAAPAGPPGVTPAAIADAFLRQASVERGLSAHTIAAYRRDLGLYLGWLEERGVADLAALRRSDVGAFASWLAARAERPLAASSRARILSSVRGLHRFALEEGHVADDVAHDVVPPKLPMTLPKAITVEQMGALLDAARGEELADLRDRALLELLYATGARISEAVDLSVDDVVDSEVVRLTGKGSKQRMVPLGSLAREAVEDYLVRARPELSRRGRATPALFLGVRGNRLSRQSAWLLIRAVAEKAGLDREISPHTFRHSFATHLLAGGADVRVVQELLGHASVATTQIYTLVTADSLRDVYTTAHPRARR
- a CDS encoding ParA family protein; the protein is MTRKTDDKAELTGLEAPALGPTGRPLRDFPLPVELTGHGPARIISLCNQKGGVGKTTTTINLGATLAEYGRRVLAIDFDPQGALSAGLGVATYDAITIYDLLLGTVKDPSEAIRPTRVPGLDIIPANIDLSAAEVHLVNEVARETILARVLRKVSADYDVILIDCQPSLGLLTVNALTASHGVLIPLECEFFALRGVALLIETIDKVRDRLNPVIELDGILPTMYDSRTLHSREVLDRVVDAFGDSVLETVIGRTVKFPDASVSGVPITTFAPEHNAAKAYRKLARELISRGAVA
- a CDS encoding ScpA family protein, which gives rise to MPRSADVDPAPAPRGFTLALSNFEGPFDLLLSLIAKQQVDITEIALSAVTDEFLSYLHGIDTAEGLDRASEFLVVAATLLDLKIAGLLPQGELVDAEDAAMLEARDLLFARLLQYRAFKQVSAWFAERIDAETGRHVRQVPLEEEFRAKKPELVWTLSPEDFAALAAVALAPREIPTVGLEHLHAPLISIREQAAYLVAMLRERTTATFGELVADADEKGVIVARFIAVLELYRHAAIAFEQPEPLGELTLQWVAEDWSDANLAHLGADYDR
- the scpB gene encoding SMC-Scp complex subunit ScpB: MTAESADGVAGAGTVAFEIDRAVEAILMIADEPQSLAALATALSRPIPVIRQSVERLAADFDGANGGIRRGFELREVGGGWRVYVRREYDSVVSDFVLTQNPTKLSQAALETLAVIAYKQPISRGQVAQIRAVNVDSVARTLLGRGLIAEVGSDPETGAVLYGTTEQLLVHLGLASLDELPKISPLLSDGRNGFDERA
- a CDS encoding prephenate dehydrogenase yields the protein MRTTGTVRVVGSGLLGASIGLGLASRGVDVVLDDASPASLSLAIDYGAGRAASAEDRPALIVVCVPPDVVAGVVERELAAFPEAVVTDVASVKMQPLRELRARGLDLSRYIGSHPMAGRERGGPVAARGDLFVGRPWVICRDGETPADALARVEALALDLGGSIIEMGPEEHDRSVGLVSHAPQVISSLLGQRLVDAPNDALRLAGQGVRDVSRLAASAPELWVQILGANREHVVAVLDAFRDDVAAVADALRDLDAPGARRLLAEHLAAGNAGVARLPGKHGQDQRFSTLIVLVDDTPGTLARLFVEIGEAGVNLEDVRLEHAEGRRVGLAEISVVPEAVGPLTEELTARGWRIAG
- the cmk gene encoding (d)CMP kinase — encoded protein: MSTEQNRQEGGLNRMTPARRAQQSIPEDGGAAPTRADGSRRDEAADFGAAVVVAIDGPAGSGKSSVSREAARRLDFEFLDTGAAYRALAWHGLDTGLDFADENAIVDALDGFDYSIGTDPETYSVWVGRTEVTAAIREPRVTAQVSAVAKVPEVRRRITLLFRRIIGETRKAGIIVEGRDITTAVAPSAGVRILLTASEEARMARRSREVTTQSAEATGQALRSRDRADSQVVDFMNAADGVTLLDSTHLDFEQTVDAVIAEVRTSRARAEHGTGHARR
- the der gene encoding ribosome biogenesis GTPase Der, encoding MAQDTHVGDDELNFGDDDLVERLGDLDEQLASSRAQALRSGLEDYDLDEEDRDLLEYASDDPDEVRYLPALPVVAIVGRPNVGKSALVNRIIGRREAVVEDTPGVTRDRVSYKADWLDRQFTIVDTGGWEPDARGIDASVAMQAEIAIDLADAVIFVVDANVGATATDEHVVKLLRKTKKPVFLAANKVDDARQEPNAASLWSLGLGEPYPVSAVHGRGVADLLETVLKTLPLESLVAKREVGGPRRVAILGRPNVGKSSLLNKAAGEERVVVNELAGTTRDPVDEQVEIAGKIWRFVDTAGIRRRVHLQQGADFYASLRTSTALEKAEVAVVVIDVSEPISEQDVRIIDLVLESGRALVLAFNKWDLLDDERRRYLEREIEKDLAHVAWAPRVNISAKTGRHLEKLVPALELALESWDTRIPTGKFNAFLAELTAAHPHPLRGGKQPRVLFGTQASSRPPTFVLFTTGFLDPGYRRYIARRLREIYGFQGSPVNVNMRVREKRAR